Proteins encoded by one window of Halomonas chromatireducens:
- a CDS encoding tetratricopeptide repeat protein: MTALRSVIDASKRDYIQGLARLRLARLQVSX; this comes from the coding sequence GTGACCGCCCTCAGGTCGGTGATCGATGCGAGCAAGCGCGACTACATCCAGGGCCTGGCGCGACTGCGCCTGGCCCGGCTGCAGGTGTCCCANTGA
- the ppc gene encoding phosphoenolpyruvate carboxylase: MSDDLHESLRDNVRILGDSLGRTIADDLGEGFVDRIEAIRGYAKSGRQGDVQSSRELIEYLRKLPDRDLLPVTRAFNQFLNLANIAEQHYRARYRRVEDYRPGSQPMLGELLTRARQAGHAPRKLVESLANMRVELVLTAHPTEVIRRTLIQKYDAIDECLSTIESSSDYPERASRARGRLEELISQAWHTDEIRHERPTPVDEAKWGFAVIENSLWQAVPAFHRDLDTLLLETAGERLPLDAAPIVFASWMGGDRDGNPNVTSRVTREVLLLGRWMAADLYLRDLEQLKAELSMWKSNSALRAEVGGVAEPYRELLKRLVQRVEATRDWAKAELDGRSFEGGPIIENSDQLYAPLLTCYRSLCDVGLDTIANGALLDTLRRVAIFGVTLTKLDIRQEASRHALVMEELTGALELGHYRDWSEEQRQAFLLAELESRRPLIPRRWECSAETREVLDTFRVIASEQSEALGTYIISMAAQPSDVLTVALLMKEVGGQVSLPIAPLFETLDDLNRAGDVIDRLLALPGYRALAGMTQEVMIGYSDSAKDAGQLAAAWAQYRAQERLVEVCRAHGVSLTLFHGRGGAVGRGGGPAHAAILSQPPGSVNGSLRVTEQGEMIRFKFGQPDIALRSMEIYACAVLEATLLPPPSPEPHWREEMDRLAAIAHRGYVSVVRENPDFVPYFRAVTPEGALGRLPLGSRPTKRRQDGGVETLRAIPWIFAWTQIRLMLPAWLGSGEAFCTRLEEEGGLETLREMRDQWPFFGTYLDMLEMLLAKADVAIASYYERRLVDEPALKALGEDLRERFTRLNEVLLTILDQEELLEQTPLIRQAIAVRNPYIDPLHGLQAELLQRNRDADGAISGELTRALMVTMAGIAAGLRNTR, from the coding sequence ATGAGTGACGATCTGCACGAATCGCTGCGTGACAACGTACGCATACTGGGCGATAGCCTGGGCCGGACCATCGCGGACGATCTCGGCGAGGGTTTCGTCGATCGGATCGAGGCCATCCGTGGCTATGCCAAGAGCGGCCGGCAGGGCGATGTCCAGAGCAGCCGTGAACTCATCGAGTACCTCCGCAAGCTGCCCGACCGCGACCTGCTGCCGGTGACCCGGGCCTTCAACCAGTTCCTCAACCTGGCCAATATCGCCGAGCAGCACTATCGCGCCCGCTACCGCCGGGTGGAGGACTACCGACCGGGCAGCCAACCGATGCTGGGGGAGCTGCTGACGCGGGCGAGGCAGGCCGGACATGCCCCGCGCAAGCTGGTGGAGAGCCTCGCCAACATGCGCGTCGAACTGGTGCTTACCGCGCACCCCACCGAGGTCATACGTCGCACCCTGATTCAGAAATACGACGCCATCGACGAGTGCCTGTCGACCATCGAATCCTCCAGCGACTATCCCGAGCGGGCGAGCCGTGCCCGGGGACGGCTCGAGGAGCTGATCAGCCAGGCCTGGCACACCGACGAGATCCGCCATGAGCGGCCGACGCCGGTAGACGAGGCCAAGTGGGGCTTTGCCGTCATCGAGAACTCGCTGTGGCAGGCGGTGCCCGCCTTTCATCGTGACCTGGATACCCTACTGCTGGAGACTGCCGGCGAGCGCCTGCCCCTGGATGCCGCCCCCATCGTCTTTGCCTCCTGGATGGGCGGGGATCGCGATGGCAACCCCAACGTCACCTCTCGGGTCACCCGCGAGGTATTGCTGCTGGGCCGCTGGATGGCGGCGGACCTCTACCTGCGGGACCTGGAGCAGCTCAAGGCCGAGCTCTCCATGTGGAAATCCAACAGCGCGCTGCGCGCCGAAGTGGGCGGCGTCGCCGAGCCCTATCGCGAACTGCTCAAGCGACTGGTGCAACGGGTGGAGGCGACCCGCGACTGGGCCAAGGCGGAACTCGATGGCCGCAGCTTCGAGGGAGGCCCCATCATCGAGAACAGCGATCAGCTCTATGCGCCGCTGCTGACCTGTTATCGCTCGCTGTGCGATGTTGGCCTGGATACCATCGCCAACGGCGCGCTGTTGGATACGCTGCGCCGTGTCGCCATATTCGGCGTCACCCTGACCAAGCTGGACATTCGTCAGGAGGCGAGTCGCCACGCTCTGGTGATGGAGGAGCTGACCGGAGCTCTGGAGCTGGGTCACTACCGCGACTGGAGCGAAGAGCAGCGTCAGGCTTTCCTGCTGGCGGAGCTGGAGTCTCGCCGCCCCCTGATTCCGCGGCGCTGGGAGTGTTCGGCCGAGACACGAGAAGTGCTCGACACCTTTCGCGTCATCGCCAGTGAGCAGTCCGAAGCGCTGGGTACCTACATCATTTCCATGGCGGCGCAGCCCTCGGATGTCTTGACCGTGGCGTTGTTGATGAAGGAGGTAGGGGGCCAGGTGTCGCTGCCCATCGCGCCTCTGTTCGAGACGCTCGATGATCTCAACCGCGCCGGCGATGTGATCGACCGCCTGCTGGCGCTGCCAGGCTACCGGGCGCTAGCCGGTATGACTCAAGAGGTGATGATCGGCTACTCCGATTCGGCCAAGGACGCCGGGCAGCTGGCGGCGGCCTGGGCCCAGTATCGGGCGCAGGAGCGGCTGGTCGAGGTATGCCGCGCCCACGGCGTCTCGCTGACGCTCTTCCACGGTCGTGGCGGTGCCGTCGGCCGCGGCGGTGGTCCGGCGCATGCTGCCATCCTCTCCCAGCCGCCGGGTTCGGTGAACGGCAGTCTTCGCGTTACCGAGCAGGGCGAGATGATTCGCTTCAAGTTCGGCCAGCCCGACATCGCACTGCGCTCCATGGAGATCTATGCTTGTGCGGTGCTCGAGGCCACCCTGCTGCCGCCGCCGTCCCCCGAGCCTCACTGGCGCGAGGAGATGGACAGGTTGGCAGCTATCGCCCACCGGGGCTATGTCAGCGTAGTGCGTGAGAACCCCGACTTTGTGCCCTATTTCCGAGCTGTGACGCCGGAAGGCGCGCTGGGCCGGCTGCCTCTAGGCTCGCGTCCCACCAAGCGACGCCAGGATGGGGGCGTGGAAACCCTGCGCGCAATCCCCTGGATCTTCGCCTGGACCCAGATTCGCCTGATGCTACCGGCATGGCTGGGGAGCGGTGAAGCGTTTTGCACCCGCCTCGAGGAAGAGGGTGGCCTGGAGACGTTGCGCGAGATGCGTGACCAGTGGCCCTTCTTTGGCACCTACCTGGACATGCTCGAGATGCTGCTGGCCAAGGCCGATGTGGCTATCGCCAGCTACTACGAGAGGCGCCTGGTGGATGAGCCGGCGCTGAAGGCGCTGGGCGAGGACCTGCGGGAACGCTTCACCCGCCTGAACGAAGTGTTACTGACGATCCTCGACCAGGAAGAGTTGCTGGAGCAGACGCCGCTGATTCGCCAGGCCATTGCCGTGCGCAACCCCTATATCGACCCCCTACATGGCCTGCAGGCAGAGCTGCTGCAGCGAAACCGCGATGCCGATGGCGCCATCAGCGGTGAGCTCACCCGCGCCTTGATGGTGACCATGGCGGGGATCGCTGCGGGTCTGCGCAATACCCGCTGA